GTAGATGGCGATGAGGCCAAATAGAATGACAAACCAGCGGGACCAGGAGTGGAGAACGAGCAGAACCGAATAAGCGGACATGAAAGCGAAAAAAGGTGAAGAAAATTAGAAGCGAGGGCCGGGGAGCAGCCCATAGATGAAGCAGCAGCTTGAAAAGATGACTTTTCCTGGTCGCGGGGCACCACGAACATAATCACGAATAATGATATGTAGAGCAACTGGCATCCTGAGCCAAACCACCGCCAGCACGAACGGCTGTGGGTATAAGCCATAACTGCCCCGGCATGAGCGGCATAAAGAAGAGCGGCGCCAGAATAACAACAAGGGCTTCAACCACAAGTATAGCGGCATAGCTCTACCCGCAAAGATAAGGCTGAGCTATTCGGCAGCAGGTGGCTTGGGCACGTTTTCGGCCGCTTTTTCCTCGGCCATGCGGCTCCGGATGGCCATGAAAATGGCCACAAACATGGAAAAGAAGGGCAGCAGGAGCCCAATCACATACCAGCGCCAAAACGACCGGCCGTAGCTGGCCGCGATGTAGCCGGTGATAGGGGCGAAGAGTACCAACGCTCCCACCAGTACTAAGATTATTTCCAGGAAGCGCATCGGGAATCAGGGGGAGAAGAATAGGAGGTGGCCGTGCCAGTGGAAATTGAGCCGGCGCCGGTTACCGCACCTTGCCGCGCTTCACCAGGTAGGCGTAAAGCACTTTCTCGAAAGGCTCGCGCACGTCGACCGGCACAAAGTCGATGCGCAGCTGCCCGCAGCGCAGGGCCATCTCCTGCTCGTAGGCCGTCATGGCCGCCTGGTACTGCTCTTTGATTTGGGAGGGCTGCAGCTTGACTTCCAGGCCGGTTTCTACGTCTTCGAAGATGTATGGCCGCTCGGCAAAATCGAAGTCGGCTTCGGTGGCGCGGTCCAGCACGTGGAAAAGTAGTACCTCGTGGTGCTGGTGCTTGAGGTGCTGCAGGGCCGCCAGGGCGGCGTCTTGGTCGGCAGTGCTGCGGCCCAGCATGTCGCTGAAGATGATGACAAGCGAGCGTTTGGGAATCTGCTTGGCGATGGCGTGGATGGTGCCGGCTACGTCGGTGCCGCGCACGGTTTTGGGAGCCGGCGGGCGCTCCAGCAGTTGCTGCAGGGCCAGCAGCAGGGTGTGGCGGTGGGTGCTGGTGGAGCGCACCGGCGTTTGCAGCTCCACGGTTTCGGCGAAGGTGACGAGGCCCACGGCGTCGCGCTGGCGGGTGAGCAGGGTGGTGAGCGCCGCCGCGGCCAGGACGCTGAACTTGAGCTTGTCGTAGCCTGGCGCGGGGTAGTACATGCTGGGGCTGACATCGAGCAGGAGGTGGGCCCGCAGGTTGGTTTCCTCCTCGTAGCGCTTCACAAAGAGCTTGTCGGTGCGGGCATATACTTTCCAGTCGATGTGGCGCGTGCTTTCGCCGGGGTTGTAGAGGCGGTGCTCCGAAAACTCGACCGAGAACCCGTGGTAGGGCGACTGGTGCAAGCCGGTAATGAAGCCATCGACGAGCTGGCGGGCCAGGAACTCGAGGTTTTCGAAAGAGCGAACGGCGGCGAGGTCGAGGGGCATGGCGAGGGTGGTAGTGGCGCAGTTGGAAATATAAAGAACGGCAAGTTGAGCTGGCGTCTGTCATGCTGAGCGCGCGAAGCGTCTTATCCGGTCAGCACGACTCATTCAGCGGGACAAAATGCTTCGTAATACGATGCTACATACTTCAGCATGACAGCCGAATTTTGGATGGCAATTGAGCTAATAATGAGGCAGAAACGCTTCAAATCTGCTCAGCACGACGTACTTCCTAATTAGTATGACGCTCTATCTGCTCAATCTAATTAACAGCAACCCTTGCTGTGGCGTTTACCTTTGGCTCAACCTTCGTAAGTTAGCCCGACAATTAACCGACCGGCTTTATTTCCCACTCATACCCCAACCCCATCCCGTGGACGACCGTCACGAACAGGAAGAAATTTACTCCCAACGCATAAAAGCCGGCAAGCGCACGTATTTCTTCGACGTGAAAGCCACCCGTGGCCAGGATTACTACCTGACCATTACCGAAAGCAAGCGCCGCATGAACGGCGACGATTCGGTGTCGTACGAAAAACATAAAATCTTCCTCTACAAGGAAGACTTCCTCAAGTTTGTGGATGCCCTGCAGGACGCGGTGGACTACGTGCGCGAAGAGCTGCTAACCGCCGAGGAAGTAGCGGAACTCGACCGTCCCCGCGAGTTTGACGACCGCGACAAGCCGCGCCAGGACTTCGACCGGCCCGCTTTCGACCCGAACAAGAGCGACGACAACTACTAAATACCTGCTAATAAGGGGTGATGAATGGCTAACCCGTAGCGGTTAGCTTTTGGGGCTATTCCAGCGGCGTGAACAGACTTCGGTTGGTTCGCGCCGTTTTGCGTGGCGGCAGGCCGTACCTTTGCGGCCGAATTGTGTCAACTCATAATTCATAACTCACAACTCATAATTCCAAGTAATGGGCCTCCGCTGCGGTATCGTCGGCTTGCCGAACGTCGGTAAATCCACTCTTTTCAACGCGCTTTCGAACGCCAAGGCCGAATCGGCCAACTACCCTTTTTGCACCATTGAGCCCAACGTGGGCGTCATCACCGTGCCCGACGAGCGGCTCCAGATTCTGGAAGCCCTCGTGAACCCCAAGCGCGTGCTGCCCACCATCATCGAGTTTGTTGACATTGCCGGCCTCGTGAAGGGCGCTAGCAAGGGCGAAGGCCTGGGCAATAAATTCCTGGCCAACATCCGCGAGGTAGACGCCATCATTCACGTGGTGCGCTGCTTCGACGACCCCAATATTGTGCACGTGGCCGGCGGCGTTGACCCCGTGTTCGACAAGGACGTCATCGACACCGAGCTTCAGATTAAAGACCTGGAGAGCGTGGACAAGAAGCTCGTGAAATCGGAGCGCAGCGCCAAGGGCGGCGACGCCGTGGCCAAGAAAGAAGTAGCTGTATTGCAGCGTTTCAAGGATGCCTTGGAAGCCGGCCAGAACGCCCGCGCCATTCAGGCCACGCCCGACGAGCTGGAAGCCGTGGCCGACCTGCAGCTGCTCACCATCAAGCCCGTGATTTACGTGGCCAACGTGGACGAAGCCAGCATTGCCACCAACGGCAACAACCACGTAGCCGCCTTGCGCGAGCACGTGAAAGCTGAAGGTGCCCAGGTGGTGCTGGTGTCGGCGGCCATCGAAGCGCAGATTGCCGAGATGGAAGACCCCGAGGAAAAGGCCATGTTCCTGGGCGAATACGGGCTCACGGAGTCGGGCCTGAACAAGCTCATCCGCGCCAGCTACGAGCTGCTCAACCTGATTACCTACTTCACGGCCGGTGTGCAGGAAGTGCGCGCCTGGACCATTCACCGCGGCGACAAAGCCCCGGCCGCCGCTGGGGTTATCCACTCGGATTTCGAGAAGGGCTTCATTCGGGCCGAGGTTATCAAGCTCCCGGACTACCAGGAGTACAAGACCGAAGTCAAAATCAAAGAAGCCGGCAAAATGGCCGTGGAAGGCAAGGACTACGTGGTGCAGGATGGCGACATCATGCACTTCCGCTTCAACGTCTAACATCACGGATTTTTCGGATTGAAACGGATTGCACGGATTTTGTAGTCGATTGAATGCCATCCTTAGAAATAAAAAAAGGCCACCGAAAGGTGGCCTTTTTTTATGATTGGTTTTTCTGGAATTAAGTAGTCGTGAGCGCCAGCTACAAAATCCGTGCAATCCGTTTCAATCCGAAAAATCCGTCATTTATTTGCCCACTACTTTAAACAACGTGCCTTTGGCTAGCTGCGTGTTGGTTTGCATGCCGTTGAGAATGGCCATTTCCTCGTAGCGCTTCGAGGGGATACCATTGGCGGCGAGGGCCGAGGCGAGGGTGGTCGCCGAAGTAGCCGTTTTGATGCGGATGTGCTCGGGCTGGCGGTTTAGCTTGCTGGCGTCGCTGAGGCGGGCGTAGCCTTGGGCGGCACGTTGGAACTGCGGCGCATAGGTGCTGAAATCAGCCGGCGCGGCCAGGCCCACAAACGCGTACACGCTTTGACCGTCCTGAATGAGCTGGGCCAGTACGTGGGCGCCAGCGGCCTGTTGGCCGGACTGGTCCTGTTGCACCTGGTCGCCTTCGAACACGAGGGCCGGGAAGCCGTTAATGGTCGTTTTCTGGGCATTGGCCGATTGCACGCCAATGGCTTTGGCCAAACCCTGGGCCGCGTCGTCAAGTGAGCCGTTGCCGGCGCCTAGAAACACAAGCAGCGCCTTGCCGTTGGGCTCACCCATCTGAAACTTGTCGGGCGAGTTCTGCGACTTCCAGCCCGAAGGAATGGGGAAGCGGAATTTCAGGTCGGGGTGGTAAAACACGCCGCTTTCTACAAAGCCCTGGCGCGGGTCTTCGCCGTAGTTCAGGCCTTCGATGGACCGCAGGTACTGGTCGCGGTTGACGGCGAAGGTGGAGCGGCCCGCCGACTGCTTGGCCTGCGCCGCCAGGCTTTTAACCCGGGTGTAGCGGTCGGCCGAGTTGGGGTGGGACGAAAGGAAGGTGGGAATGCCCCCGGCGCCGCTCTGGGCCTCGGTGCGCTGCAGGGTCTGGAAGAAGTCGGCCATGTGGCTGGCGTCGTAGCCAATCTTGGTGGAGTACTTCACGCCCAGGGCATCGGCCTCGTTCTCGTCGTTGCGGCTGTACTTGAGCATGCCCAGGCCCACGACTTGCTGCGCTACGCCGCCCACCGACTGCATAACGCGCGGCGCCAGCACCGAGCCCAGTATCATGCCGATGCCGGCAATGGTGCCCCGGGTCTGCTGCTTTTTGCCGTGCTGGGCGGTGATGTGGCCCAGCTCGTGCCCGAGTACGCCAGCAAACTGCGCTTCGTCATTGAAATACGCCATGATGCCGCGCGTGAAGTACACGTGCCCATCGGGCGTGGCAAAAGCGTTGATAACCGGCGAATCGACCACGGTAAAGCCGTAGTCGCCGGGGCGGTCCGACACGGCAGTCATCTGCTTGCCCTTGGCATCGATGAGCCTTTGCAGGGTGGCGTTGTTATAGAGGCCAAACTGGGCTATTACGGCCGGGTCGGGCTTGGCGCCTTGCAGCGGGCTGGCCGTGGGAACCTTGGCAATGGGGCTGGTCTTGGCCGGGCCGCGGTCAGCCCAATTGGTGACGCTGGACGTGCTGGCCAAGGGGACCAGCAGAAGCAAAGCGGCCCCGGTGCGAAGGGGGCGAAGGAAAGAGAAGTTCATGGGAATAAGTAAAGCGGCCTGTGCCGGTGAAGTGCCATTGATGAGCTTGCAAACGCATGACCGAAAGCAGGGTTGCGCGGTCTGCCAGCCCCAGCTTTATCGAAAGCTGTGCCAGTTATTTTCCGACCACCTTAATCAGGGAGCCGGCATTCACCTGCTCGTTGAGCTGCATTCCGTTTAGAATGGCCATTTCCTCGAGGCGCTTTTCGGGCACGCCGTTGCTGGTGAGGGCCTGCGAAAGGTTGCTGCGCAAGGCCAGCTTTTTGACGCGAATGCGCTCGGGCTGGCGGTTAAGCTTGTCGGGGTCGGTGAGGCGCCGGAAGGCTTCGGCCACGCTGCTGAACTGCGGGGCGTAGCTGGGGAAGTCGGCCGGGGCAGACACGCCCAGCAGCGCGTACATGTTCTTGCCGTCCTGAATGACGTGGCCCAGCACCCGCACGCCGGGGGCTTGCTGGGCTGCCTGCTGGCCGCCTTGCTGGTCTTGCGGCGGCACCTGGTCGGCC
This region of Hymenobacter sedentarius genomic DNA includes:
- a CDS encoding DUF58 domain-containing protein — encoded protein: MPLDLAAVRSFENLEFLARQLVDGFITGLHQSPYHGFSVEFSEHRLYNPGESTRHIDWKVYARTDKLFVKRYEEETNLRAHLLLDVSPSMYYPAPGYDKLKFSVLAAAALTTLLTRQRDAVGLVTFAETVELQTPVRSTSTHRHTLLLALQQLLERPPAPKTVRGTDVAGTIHAIAKQIPKRSLVIIFSDMLGRSTADQDAALAALQHLKHQHHEVLLFHVLDRATEADFDFAERPYIFEDVETGLEVKLQPSQIKEQYQAAMTAYEQEMALRCGQLRIDFVPVDVREPFEKVLYAYLVKRGKVR
- a CDS encoding DUF3276 family protein, with product MDDRHEQEEIYSQRIKAGKRTYFFDVKATRGQDYYLTITESKRRMNGDDSVSYEKHKIFLYKEDFLKFVDALQDAVDYVREELLTAEEVAELDRPREFDDRDKPRQDFDRPAFDPNKSDDNY
- the ychF gene encoding redox-regulated ATPase YchF, with translation MGLRCGIVGLPNVGKSTLFNALSNAKAESANYPFCTIEPNVGVITVPDERLQILEALVNPKRVLPTIIEFVDIAGLVKGASKGEGLGNKFLANIREVDAIIHVVRCFDDPNIVHVAGGVDPVFDKDVIDTELQIKDLESVDKKLVKSERSAKGGDAVAKKEVAVLQRFKDALEAGQNARAIQATPDELEAVADLQLLTIKPVIYVANVDEASIATNGNNHVAALREHVKAEGAQVVLVSAAIEAQIAEMEDPEEKAMFLGEYGLTESGLNKLIRASYELLNLITYFTAGVQEVRAWTIHRGDKAPAAAGVIHSDFEKGFIRAEVIKLPDYQEYKTEVKIKEAGKMAVEGKDYVVQDGDIMHFRFNV
- a CDS encoding M48 family metalloprotease produces the protein MNFSFLRPLRTGAALLLLVPLASTSSVTNWADRGPAKTSPIAKVPTASPLQGAKPDPAVIAQFGLYNNATLQRLIDAKGKQMTAVSDRPGDYGFTVVDSPVINAFATPDGHVYFTRGIMAYFNDEAQFAGVLGHELGHITAQHGKKQQTRGTIAGIGMILGSVLAPRVMQSVGGVAQQVVGLGMLKYSRNDENEADALGVKYSTKIGYDASHMADFFQTLQRTEAQSGAGGIPTFLSSHPNSADRYTRVKSLAAQAKQSAGRSTFAVNRDQYLRSIEGLNYGEDPRQGFVESGVFYHPDLKFRFPIPSGWKSQNSPDKFQMGEPNGKALLVFLGAGNGSLDDAAQGLAKAIGVQSANAQKTTINGFPALVFEGDQVQQDQSGQQAAGAHVLAQLIQDGQSVYAFVGLAAPADFSTYAPQFQRAAQGYARLSDASKLNRQPEHIRIKTATSATTLASALAANGIPSKRYEEMAILNGMQTNTQLAKGTLFKVVGK